One genomic segment of Suricata suricatta isolate VVHF042 chromosome 16, meerkat_22Aug2017_6uvM2_HiC, whole genome shotgun sequence includes these proteins:
- the LOC115280035 gene encoding LOW QUALITY PROTEIN: leukocyte immunoglobulin-like receptor subfamily A member 6 (The sequence of the model RefSeq protein was modified relative to this genomic sequence to represent the inferred CDS: deleted 1 base in 1 codon): protein MTPNLTALLLLGLSVSPRTRAQAGTLPRPSIWVEPGSVVPWGTPVTIWSQGTLAAQEFYLDRDGQSVTWDRPPTLEPRNKAKFSITYMTDEYAGWYRCHYQSPSGWSEHSDPLELVVTGVHGKPRLSAVPSPVVTSGENVTLQCGSRMGFHRFVLMKEGEPRPSSTLDSQRHTGGHVQALFPVGPMTPRLRWTFRCYGYYSNTPQVWLRPSDPVELLVPGASRKPSLLAQQGPVVSPGQHLTLQCRSDVSYDRFALYKEGSRDPPLHRGRXPQAGLSGAYFPLGPVRRSFGGRYSCYGGHNLSPEWSAPSEPLDILVTGQLSSYTPSLSVQPGPTVTSGENVTLLCQSRSPVDTFLLSKEGAADPSLRHRSENRAGQHQAKFSMSPVTSARGGTYRCYGSHSTSPFLLSYPSEPLELQVSASSPRDYMLENLIRMGMAGMILVVLGLLFQPWHSQRRTPDATRR, encoded by the exons ATGACCCCCAACCTCACAGCCCTGCTCCTCCTTG GGCTGAGTGTGAGCCCCAGGACCCGAGCGCAGGCAG ggACCCTCCCCAGACCCTCGATCTGGGTTGAGCCAGGATCTGTGGTCCCCTGGGGGACACCTGTGACCATCTGGAGTCAGGGGACCCTGGCGGCCCAGGAGTTCTATCTGGATAGAGACGGACAATCAGTGACCTGGGACAGACCGCCCACACTGGAGCCTAGAAACAAGGCCAAGTTCTCTATCACATACATGACAGACGAATATGCAGGATGGTATCGCTGTCACTATCAAAGTCCCTCTGGCTGGTCAGAGCACAGTGACCCCCTGGAGCTGGTGGTGACAG GAGTCCATGGCAAACCCAGGCTCTCAGCCGTGCCCAGCCCGGTCGTGACCTCAGGAGAGAACGTGACCCTCCAGTGTGGCTCACGGATGGGATTCCACAGGTTCGTCCTGATGAAGGAAGGAGAACCCAGGCCCTCCTCCACCCTGGACTCCCAGAGACACACTGGCGGGCACGTCCAGGCCCTGTTCCCTGTGGGCCCCATGACCCCCAGGCTCAGGTGGACGTTCAGATGCTATGGCTATTACAGCAACACCCCCCAGGTGTGGTTACGGCCCAGTGACCCCGTGGAGCTCCTGGTCCCAG GTGcatccaggaagccctccctcctggcccagcAGGGCCCTGTCGTGTCCCCTGGACAGCACCTGACCCTCCAGTGTCGCTCTGATGTCAGCTATGACAGATTCGCTCTGTACAAGGAGGGCTCacgtgaccctcccctgcaccgTGGCCGGCA NccccaggctgggctctctgGGGCCTACTTCCCCCTGGGCCCGGTGAGACGCTCCTTCGGGGGCCGGTACTCATGCTATGGTGGACACAACCTCTCTCCCGAGTGGTCGGCGCCCAGCGAACCCCTGGACATCCTGGTCACAG gACAGCTCTCCTCCTACACACCCTCCCTCTCGGTGCAGCCGGGACCCACGGTGACCTCAGGAGAGAACGTGACCCTGCTGTGTCAGTCCCGGAGCCCTGTGGACACCTTCCTCCTGTCCAAGGAGGGGGCAGCCGACCCCTCTCTGCGTCATAGATCAGAGAACCGAGCTGGGCAGCACCAGGCCAAATTCTCCATGAGTCCTGTGACCTCAGCC AGGGGGGGGACCTACAGGTGCTATGGCTCACACAGCACCTCCCCCTTCCTGCTGTCATACCCCAGTGAGCCCCTGGAGCTCCAGGTCTCAG CCTCCAGTCCCAGAGATTACATGTTGGAGAATCTCATCCGCATGGGCATGGCTGGCATGATCCTGGTGGTCCTTGGTCTGCTCTTTCAGCCTTGGCACAGCCAAAGAAGAACCCCAGATGCAACCAGGAGGTAA